The Erythrobacter insulae genome window below encodes:
- a CDS encoding SIMPL domain-containing protein, producing the protein MKFYTLSAAAALAVMAATPAFAATVEIEANGPVIELSVSENVTTAPDLVTIGAGVSTEAPTAVAAMRMNAAEMRKVIDRIKSLGVADKDIQTTGINLNARYDYNRQTQEQVFRGYEVSNRVSVKLRDIAETGQALDALVLAGATDLSGPTFSIEDDEAAKDQARKRAVERSNDRARAYAAMLGYDDVKVLEINETLSGSSPMPQMMERAISLEASADASAPVQPGQVSTGVSITIKYEMLGGDDS; encoded by the coding sequence ATGAAATTTTATACTCTATCCGCCGCTGCTGCTCTTGCTGTGATGGCAGCAACACCCGCATTCGCAGCAACCGTTGAAATCGAAGCAAACGGGCCCGTGATCGAGCTTTCTGTGTCAGAGAATGTCACGACTGCGCCCGATCTGGTTACGATTGGAGCGGGCGTATCGACCGAGGCACCGACCGCTGTGGCTGCGATGCGGATGAATGCGGCCGAAATGCGCAAAGTGATCGACCGGATTAAATCGCTGGGTGTGGCGGATAAGGATATCCAGACCACCGGCATCAATTTGAACGCGCGCTATGATTACAATCGGCAAACCCAAGAACAGGTGTTTCGCGGGTATGAGGTGTCAAATCGGGTGAGCGTAAAACTGCGTGATATTGCTGAAACAGGTCAGGCTCTCGACGCTTTGGTTTTGGCCGGTGCAACAGATCTGAGCGGGCCGACTTTTTCGATTGAAGATGACGAGGCAGCGAAAGATCAAGCTCGCAAGCGTGCGGTGGAGCGTTCAAATGATCGTGCCAGAGCCTATGCGGCGATGCTTGGTTATGATGATGTCAAAGTGCTTGAGATCAACGAAACGCTCAGCGGCAGCAGCCCCATGCCGCAAATGATGGAACGCGCAATTAGCCTTGAGGCTTCAGCTGATGCATCGGCTCCGGTTCAACCCGGACAAGTCAGCACCGGTGTCAGCATTACGATCAAATACGAAATGCTCGGCGGGGATGACAGTTGA
- a CDS encoding uracil-DNA glycosylase family protein, with the protein MIREQAETLHAQIKACTLCADHLPLGPRPVVQFSPASRIVIIGQAPGTKVHNSGIPWDDDSGDRLRDWLGIDKAKFYNADNIAIVPMGFCYPGKASDGDAPPRKECAPQWHRQVLDLLPDDRLTLLVGAYAQAHYLPQTRALTLTERVRQFADFAPVIPLPHPAWRVRMWMTKQPWFENALLPELRKRIKAALAKPANG; encoded by the coding sequence GTGATCCGCGAGCAGGCCGAAACGCTCCATGCGCAGATAAAAGCCTGCACCCTCTGCGCCGATCACCTGCCGCTGGGTCCGCGGCCGGTGGTTCAATTCTCTCCTGCATCGCGCATCGTGATTATCGGCCAAGCGCCCGGTACAAAGGTCCATAATAGCGGGATTCCATGGGATGATGACAGCGGAGACCGGCTGCGCGACTGGCTGGGTATCGACAAAGCAAAATTCTACAATGCCGATAATATCGCGATCGTCCCGATGGGTTTTTGCTACCCTGGTAAAGCGAGCGACGGCGATGCACCGCCTCGCAAGGAATGTGCTCCGCAATGGCATAGACAGGTGCTTGACCTCCTTCCCGATGATCGTTTGACCCTGCTTGTCGGTGCCTACGCTCAAGCGCATTATCTGCCCCAAACGCGCGCCCTGACGCTTACCGAGCGCGTGCGCCAGTTTGCGGATTTTGCACCGGTCATTCCGCTGCCTCATCCCGCGTGGCGGGTCCGCATGTGGATGACCAAGCAACCTTGGTTCGAAAATGCGCTGCTTCCCGAACTTCGCAAACGCATAAAAGCGGCCTTGGCAAAGCCTGCAAACGGGTGA
- the secF gene encoding protein translocase subunit SecF, giving the protein MKLLKLVPADTNIKFLKLRVPFFIISLLLIVASWAAVFTQGLNYGVDFAGGQEVQITFEQLDQAPIADLRRSVARLGYGAPVVQEFGAPNVVSIRVPLPAEAEATPGAATEIGNEVIALIQGQYSDIRTDGNNTVSGKVASEFRTDAVIALALAMLGVAMYIWIRFEWQFGVGALFALFHDVSLTLGLFAVFQLEFSLQIIAAILAIIGYSLNDTIVVYDRVRENLKKFRKMPLPELLDLSVNETLARTVMTSLTLLVALLPLLLFGPASLFGLVLAITVGLFVGTYSSVYLAAPILIWLGVTSDSFVPQESEADRQEKIARGEIEGGKA; this is encoded by the coding sequence ATGAAATTGCTCAAGCTCGTCCCCGCTGACACAAATATTAAATTCCTGAAACTGCGGGTTCCGTTCTTCATCATCAGCTTGCTTCTGATCGTAGCGAGCTGGGCTGCGGTGTTTACACAGGGCCTGAATTACGGGGTTGATTTCGCCGGTGGTCAGGAAGTTCAGATTACCTTTGAACAGCTCGATCAGGCCCCAATCGCCGATCTGCGTCGGAGTGTCGCCAGGCTTGGGTACGGAGCGCCAGTGGTTCAGGAATTCGGCGCCCCCAATGTGGTTTCGATCCGGGTCCCTCTGCCTGCAGAAGCCGAAGCGACGCCGGGTGCCGCGACCGAAATCGGGAACGAAGTTATCGCTCTTATCCAAGGGCAATATTCCGATATCCGGACAGACGGAAACAACACCGTTTCAGGCAAGGTCGCCAGCGAATTCCGCACCGATGCTGTCATTGCACTCGCGCTCGCCATGCTCGGGGTGGCGATGTATATCTGGATCCGCTTTGAATGGCAGTTCGGCGTCGGGGCGTTGTTCGCATTGTTCCACGATGTTTCCCTGACGCTTGGGCTGTTTGCAGTCTTCCAGCTGGAATTCAGCCTTCAGATTATCGCTGCGATCCTCGCGATTATCGGTTACTCGCTGAACGACACTATCGTTGTGTATGACCGGGTCCGTGAGAATTTGAAGAAATTCCGCAAGATGCCGCTCCCCGAACTGCTTGATCTCTCGGTGAACGAGACGCTGGCGCGGACGGTGATGACCTCGCTCACGCTGCTCGTCGCGCTTTTGCCGCTGCTGTTGTTTGGTCCGGCAAGTCTGTTTGGCTTGGTGCTGGCAATTACCGTGGGTTTGTTTGTCGGTACATATTCCAGTGTCTATCTCGCCGCGCCGATCCTGATCTGGCTCGGTGTGACATCGGACAGCTTTGTCCCGCAGGAAAGCGAAGCGGACCGTCAGGAAAAGATCGCACGCGGCGAAATCGAAGGCGGCAAAGCCTAA
- a CDS encoding ABC-F family ATP-binding cassette domain-containing protein — translation MAQPPILSLEGLGLQQGGRWLFGGPQPGQGAEPIDLHVLPGDRLALIGRNGAGKTTLLKIIDDRIEMDRGTRRVKPGVRIVFLEQEPDLSPFKTLMDFALAGDDAPAEHEVDNIAGQLGIDMARESATASGGERRRAAIARALAQDPDLLLLDEPTNHLDLSAIDWLEDWLTRYKGAFITISHDRTFLKRLTRATLWLDRGTLRRKEVGFGGYEAWEEQVYAEEARAAEKLDAKLKLEAHWLERGVTARRKRNQGRLEKLGQMRAARAAMISDSGTAKMKLASDEDFKSKSVIVAEGITKSFGSGDERRTIIKPFSLRIQNGDRIGIVGANGAGKTTLLKILTGELEPDSGRITRARTLSGVMIDQQRKLLEPDASVRDILAEGGDWIDVRGNRKHVQAYLKDFLFDPKIVDTKVGILSGGERSRLLLAREFARTANLLVLDEPTNDLDLETLDLLQEVIADFDGTVLIVSHDRDFLDRTVTVTLGLDGSGTVDIVAGGYADWEAKRSRHIVGKSKTKSAPAQSSKPASAPARPDKLSYKDQRDYEVLPARIEELETAISKGEAILADPDLYASDPQRFATISKGVENARAEKDAAEERWLELAEQVEG, via the coding sequence ATGGCTCAACCTCCTATCCTCAGCCTTGAAGGGCTCGGCCTGCAACAAGGCGGCCGCTGGCTGTTCGGAGGTCCGCAGCCGGGCCAGGGTGCCGAACCAATTGATCTGCACGTTCTGCCGGGGGATCGGCTCGCACTGATCGGCCGCAATGGCGCGGGCAAGACCACTCTGCTCAAAATCATTGACGACCGCATCGAAATGGATCGCGGCACCAGACGGGTCAAACCCGGTGTACGGATCGTCTTTTTGGAGCAAGAGCCCGATCTCAGCCCATTCAAAACGCTGATGGATTTCGCGCTCGCAGGCGATGATGCGCCCGCCGAACACGAAGTGGACAACATCGCTGGGCAGCTCGGTATTGATATGGCCCGCGAAAGCGCGACTGCGAGCGGAGGTGAGCGCCGGCGCGCAGCGATTGCTCGCGCGCTCGCTCAAGACCCCGATCTGCTGCTGCTCGACGAGCCAACGAACCACCTCGATCTTTCGGCGATTGACTGGTTGGAAGACTGGCTGACCCGGTACAAGGGGGCTTTCATCACGATCAGTCACGACCGGACATTCTTGAAACGACTGACCCGCGCGACCCTCTGGCTTGATCGGGGGACGCTGCGCCGTAAGGAAGTCGGTTTTGGCGGGTACGAAGCGTGGGAAGAGCAAGTCTATGCCGAGGAAGCCCGTGCCGCCGAAAAGCTCGATGCCAAACTTAAGCTCGAAGCCCATTGGCTTGAGCGAGGCGTAACCGCCCGGCGCAAACGCAATCAGGGGCGGCTCGAAAAACTGGGTCAAATGCGCGCCGCTCGCGCCGCCATGATCTCCGATAGCGGCACAGCGAAAATGAAACTTGCCAGCGACGAAGACTTCAAATCCAAGTCTGTGATTGTCGCCGAAGGCATCACCAAGAGTTTCGGCTCAGGCGATGAACGCCGCACCATCATCAAACCTTTTTCGCTGCGCATCCAGAACGGCGATCGGATTGGTATTGTCGGCGCGAATGGTGCGGGCAAAACCACCTTGCTAAAAATACTTACGGGTGAACTTGAACCCGATAGCGGACGGATCACCCGCGCCCGCACTCTGTCCGGTGTAATGATTGATCAGCAACGCAAATTGCTCGAACCCGATGCAAGCGTGCGCGACATTCTTGCCGAAGGCGGGGACTGGATTGATGTACGCGGCAACCGCAAGCATGTTCAGGCCTATCTCAAGGACTTTCTGTTCGACCCGAAGATCGTCGACACCAAGGTCGGCATCCTGTCCGGCGGTGAGCGTTCGCGGCTTCTGCTGGCCCGCGAATTTGCCCGGACGGCGAACTTGCTCGTGCTTGATGAGCCGACCAACGATCTTGACCTCGAAACGCTTGATCTGCTGCAAGAAGTGATCGCTGATTTCGACGGTACCGTCCTTATCGTGAGCCATGACCGTGATTTTCTGGACCGGACCGTGACCGTTACGCTAGGTCTGGATGGATCGGGCACGGTCGATATTGTGGCTGGCGGCTATGCGGATTGGGAAGCCAAACGCTCTCGGCACATTGTCGGCAAATCCAAAACCAAATCTGCACCGGCGCAATCCAGCAAGCCCGCTTCTGCACCCGCCAGACCCGACAAACTTTCATACAAAGACCAACGCGATTACGAGGTCTTGCCCGCACGGATCGAAGAGCTGGAGACCGCAATCTCAAAGGGCGAAGCCATCCTTGCCGACCCCGACCTTTACGCATCCGACCCGCAACGTTTTGCGACCATATCGAAGGGCGTCGAAAATGCCCGTGCGGAAAAAGACGCTGCCGAAGAACGCTGGCTAGAACTCGCCGAACAGGTCGAGGGGTGA
- a CDS encoding amidohydrolase family protein, which yields MLKTFLAAIIVTLTAPALAQPAMERVPDRPAGEGEGPFETLLIRGATMIDGTGAPPEGPVDIIVRNNRIAAIARGGGADIAADRVIEASGMYIMPGFVDTHGHNGDPAKAPQPSYGFKLWLAHGVTSVRGVGFGFGPNDPSIDQKRRSAANTITAPRLFAYTVPGAVGPYGPIDSAEKGRDWVRWIKAEGYDGIKFFNNEPPHILEAILDEAERQGLGSVAHLGQRGVADVNARKAVELGLDGVTHFYGHFESLLDKSRLPQYPADYNYLDEQSRFAWVARLADHVGEPGSEKWNEYIDYLIDNDVTLSPTFNIYSASRDVMKARNLEWHDKYTLPSLNSFYEPSLTNHGSYYHDWTSEDETAWRAFYRKWFDLTREFKDRGGRVTAGSDPGYIYQTWGFAYVGELEMLREAGLTPLEVMQAATINGAREIYDSKGIEPPMGSITVGKLADLVIVPENPLANLKVLYGTGHTRLNRERNELETIGGVRWTIKDGIVFDAPKLLEDVARMVEQQKAAQE from the coding sequence ATGCTCAAGACGTTTCTGGCGGCTATCATCGTAACACTCACGGCGCCTGCATTGGCGCAGCCCGCCATGGAGCGCGTGCCAGACCGGCCAGCCGGAGAAGGCGAAGGTCCGTTTGAAACCCTTTTGATCCGCGGCGCGACGATGATCGACGGCACCGGCGCCCCTCCCGAAGGTCCGGTTGATATCATCGTCAGAAACAACCGCATTGCCGCGATTGCTCGAGGTGGCGGCGCCGATATTGCAGCAGATCGCGTTATCGAGGCATCGGGGATGTATATCATGCCCGGATTTGTCGACACGCATGGTCATAACGGCGATCCGGCCAAGGCACCGCAACCGTCCTATGGCTTTAAATTGTGGCTGGCGCACGGCGTTACCAGCGTGCGCGGGGTGGGTTTTGGATTTGGACCAAACGATCCGTCGATTGATCAAAAACGCCGCAGCGCGGCCAACACGATCACCGCACCGCGTTTGTTCGCCTACACCGTTCCGGGTGCCGTTGGCCCGTATGGTCCGATCGACAGCGCCGAAAAGGGCCGCGATTGGGTCCGCTGGATAAAGGCGGAAGGGTATGACGGGATCAAATTCTTCAACAATGAACCACCCCACATTCTCGAAGCGATCCTCGATGAAGCCGAACGCCAAGGCCTCGGGTCGGTCGCGCATCTTGGCCAGCGCGGTGTTGCCGATGTGAATGCACGCAAGGCGGTTGAGCTCGGGCTCGACGGGGTGACGCACTTCTATGGGCATTTTGAAAGCCTGCTCGATAAAAGCCGCCTTCCGCAATATCCGGCTGATTACAATTATCTCGACGAACAATCGCGTTTTGCCTGGGTCGCGCGGTTGGCTGATCATGTCGGAGAGCCGGGTAGCGAAAAATGGAACGAATACATCGATTATCTGATCGATAACGATGTTACCTTGAGCCCCACTTTCAACATCTATTCCGCCAGCCGCGATGTGATGAAAGCCCGCAATCTTGAATGGCATGACAAATACACGCTGCCATCCCTCAATAGCTTTTACGAACCAAGCTTGACCAATCACGGCAGCTATTATCACGATTGGACCAGCGAAGATGAAACAGCGTGGCGGGCGTTTTATCGCAAATGGTTCGACCTGACCCGCGAATTCAAGGATCGCGGCGGGCGTGTCACGGCGGGATCTGATCCGGGCTATATCTACCAGACATGGGGTTTTGCCTATGTCGGAGAGCTGGAAATGCTGCGTGAAGCGGGCCTCACCCCGCTTGAGGTGATGCAGGCGGCAACGATCAATGGCGCACGCGAGATATACGATTCCAAGGGCATCGAGCCGCCGATGGGATCAATCACCGTGGGCAAGCTCGCCGATTTGGTGATCGTGCCTGAAAACCCGCTGGCCAATCTCAAAGTGCTGTACGGCACCGGGCACACCCGGTTGAACCGTGAACGCAATGAATTGGAAACGATTGGAGGTGTTCGCTGGACCATCAAGGATGGGATCGTGTTCGATGCCCCCAAATTGCTTGAGGATGTGGCGCGAATGGTAGAGCAGCAAAAGGCAGCGCAGGAATAA
- a CDS encoding helix-turn-helix domain-containing protein: MINRIRDIRKAKGVTLAELAEACNPPTTAQTIGRLETGMRNLSIKWMDRIGSALDVDPESLVRSDGAPQAQIVAELNGAGADALSTPREAVMPSDLAARGTNNPLMVLQVQESTGEFRPGDLIWMRQLDPQDAGEAINRDCLVPRPGGRFAFGRLIDRRGTLVGLLPPGAGQKQQVVDNPPWIAVSVMLVRPL; the protein is encoded by the coding sequence TTGATTAACCGCATTCGGGATATTCGAAAGGCCAAGGGGGTAACCCTCGCCGAGCTGGCAGAGGCATGCAATCCGCCCACAACCGCGCAGACGATCGGACGGCTTGAAACGGGGATGCGCAATCTCTCGATCAAGTGGATGGACCGCATCGGTTCGGCTCTGGACGTTGATCCTGAAAGTCTCGTGCGATCCGATGGCGCGCCTCAAGCGCAGATCGTGGCCGAATTGAATGGAGCCGGTGCCGACGCTCTTTCTACACCGCGAGAGGCGGTGATGCCCTCCGATCTGGCAGCGCGAGGCACAAATAACCCCCTGATGGTTCTACAGGTGCAAGAGAGCACGGGTGAATTTCGTCCGGGCGATCTGATCTGGATGCGCCAGCTTGACCCGCAAGATGCCGGCGAGGCAATCAATCGCGATTGTCTTGTACCTCGTCCCGGCGGGCGCTTTGCGTTTGGGCGGCTGATCGATCGAAGGGGCACGTTGGTCGGATTGCTGCCGCCCGGTGCCGGGCAGAAACAGCAGGTCGTGGATAACCCGCCATGGATCGCAGTATCCGTGATGTTGGTGCGCCCGCTGTGA
- the yajC gene encoding preprotein translocase subunit YajC — protein MFDILVNTLGTAGAAAAGSGGPMGFILSLLPWIGIFGIFWFLIFRPQMKKQKEHQAKITGLKKGDQVITQGGLVGKVAKVDDVYVEIDLAKDVRVKAVKHTIGDIIPPGGTAAND, from the coding sequence ATGTTTGATATTCTCGTCAACACGCTTGGGACAGCCGGCGCAGCTGCCGCCGGGTCTGGTGGCCCAATGGGCTTCATTCTCAGCTTGCTTCCGTGGATCGGTATCTTCGGCATTTTCTGGTTTTTGATTTTCCGTCCGCAAATGAAAAAGCAGAAGGAACATCAGGCAAAGATCACGGGCCTGAAAAAGGGCGATCAGGTTATCACCCAAGGCGGCCTTGTCGGTAAAGTGGCCAAGGTGGACGACGTGTATGTCGAAATCGACCTTGCCAAAGACGTGCGGGTCAAAGCCGTAAAGCACACGATCGGCGATATCATTCCGCCCGGCGGCACAGCCGCAAACGATTAA
- a CDS encoding DUF6456 domain-containing protein — protein MMRKLVERELTSEGPKRAGGASGKRRTVTVNTGESPIAWLYSRGHLEARLFEAGEALRRDYERAQLSPNVTMRWDPVRIKTTGDQGLSATERQIAAKSRFDAALAQAGSGLADVLWRVVCAGEGLPDAEKAMGWPARSGKLVLKLALERVADFYRIR, from the coding sequence GTGATGCGCAAACTGGTGGAACGCGAATTGACCAGCGAAGGCCCAAAGAGAGCAGGAGGGGCGAGCGGCAAACGCCGGACGGTCACGGTGAACACCGGTGAAAGCCCGATCGCTTGGCTGTATTCACGCGGCCATCTTGAGGCGCGCCTGTTCGAAGCGGGCGAGGCGCTGCGCCGCGATTATGAGCGGGCCCAGTTATCGCCCAACGTAACCATGCGCTGGGATCCTGTGCGCATCAAAACAACCGGTGATCAGGGGCTATCTGCAACAGAAAGGCAGATAGCGGCCAAATCACGTTTTGATGCTGCTCTGGCGCAAGCGGGTAGCGGTTTGGCGGACGTGTTGTGGCGGGTCGTATGCGCGGGTGAGGGTTTGCCCGACGCGGAAAAAGCAATGGGCTGGCCTGCGCGCAGCGGCAAACTCGTGTTGAAATTGGCGCTTGAAAGGGTCGCGGATTTTTACCGGATCAGATGA
- a CDS encoding glycosyltransferase, with product MKHVLSLSTLYPNASNPRFGTFVARSLEGLAKRGDWRVTVINPIGLAPVIFGKYRALADLAEVSTEGGIDVHRPHFTLIPKVGARRNAAAIAKAALPVAKAIHAQHPVDIIDAQYFFPDGPAAAIIADEMGLPLSIKARGSDINYWGHHSFALEQMQQAASQAAGLLAVSEALKREMVTLGLPEDKIAIHYTGLDRNRFRPLDHTQLRSQVSSELGFDLPAHLPLLVCVGALMKKKGQDRAIAALPSIEGARLVLIGQGEDEADFRQLAREKGVADRVHFTGSIDHDMLPLILSAADVMVLPTENEGLANAWVEALACGTPVVTTDVGGARELIVNDTAGRLLPDRSPEALVKAVNSVLNTPPDPLEVAATTEQFSWENHAGILAAHYERLTG from the coding sequence TTGAAGCACGTTCTTTCCCTCAGCACGCTCTATCCCAACGCGTCAAATCCGCGTTTCGGGACATTTGTGGCGCGTTCTTTGGAAGGGCTGGCAAAGCGCGGTGATTGGCGGGTCACCGTGATCAATCCGATTGGGCTGGCGCCGGTAATTTTTGGCAAATATCGGGCGCTGGCCGATCTGGCAGAGGTTTCGACCGAGGGCGGCATTGACGTTCACCGCCCGCATTTCACCCTGATCCCCAAAGTCGGGGCGCGGCGCAACGCAGCGGCCATTGCCAAGGCTGCTTTACCGGTCGCAAAGGCAATTCATGCGCAGCATCCGGTGGATATCATTGATGCTCAGTATTTCTTTCCCGATGGGCCTGCCGCTGCGATCATTGCCGATGAAATGGGCCTTCCCTTGTCGATCAAGGCGCGAGGCAGCGATATCAATTATTGGGGTCATCACAGTTTCGCTCTGGAGCAAATGCAGCAGGCCGCATCTCAGGCAGCAGGCCTGTTGGCGGTCAGCGAGGCGTTAAAGCGGGAGATGGTGACGCTTGGCCTTCCCGAAGACAAGATCGCAATCCATTACACCGGCCTTGACCGGAACCGTTTCCGACCACTCGATCATACGCAATTGCGCAGTCAGGTCAGCTCTGAACTAGGGTTCGATTTGCCCGCCCATCTTCCTTTGCTGGTATGCGTGGGCGCTCTGATGAAAAAGAAGGGGCAAGACCGCGCAATTGCGGCCTTGCCCAGCATCGAAGGCGCGAGACTAGTGCTGATTGGCCAAGGCGAGGATGAGGCCGATTTCCGGCAACTTGCGCGGGAAAAAGGCGTAGCCGACCGCGTCCATTTCACCGGATCGATTGATCACGATATGCTGCCGCTGATCCTGTCGGCTGCCGATGTCATGGTTTTGCCGACCGAGAACGAAGGATTGGCCAACGCCTGGGTAGAAGCCCTCGCCTGCGGCACTCCGGTCGTCACCACCGATGTTGGCGGCGCGCGCGAATTAATCGTAAATGATACCGCCGGACGCCTGCTGCCCGATCGCTCGCCAGAGGCCCTAGTCAAAGCCGTGAATTCCGTGCTGAATACACCGCCAGACCCGCTGGAGGTTGCAGCGACGACAGAGCAATTCAGCTGGGAAAACCACGCTGGAATTCTCGCCGCGCATTACGAGCGGCTGACTGGCTGA
- the secD gene encoding protein translocase subunit SecD — MLDFPLWKKIMLWVVTLTAVIMALPSLFGAGGVDWPDALPEPSVNLGLDLAGGSHLLLEAEADEVAAQRLQNMEEAVRQAMRNAEPRIRIGDISTSEGKLSFMLNEASDIDRARGLLEPMMQGQDLVREWDLSVIDGQRMVLTPTQSGIETAVNDAMESATEVVRRRIDELGTREPTIIRQGDTRIVVQVPGLDDPEALKELLGQTAQLEFKLVDQNALPSNVQAGIAPPGSQIFPYADGTDFEGQSIAVRRLGGIRGDRLTGAQAGVDPQTNENVVTIQFDVQGGTRFCSLTQQNVNKPFAIILDEEVLSAPNINEPICGGSAQISGSFTADSSNNLAISLRSGALPVPLTVIEERTVSAELGADSIQRGLLAMLIGSIAVIVLMIATYGRFGVYATIALVFNVLMLLGIMAFANSTLTLPGIAGFVLTIGAAVDANVLINERIREERKRGRRVIAAVENGYKEASRAIYDANITNFISACLLGFFGSGPIRGFAVVLIIGLFTSVFTALPLTRMWVAGWLRKNRPNDINV, encoded by the coding sequence ATGCTGGATTTTCCCCTTTGGAAGAAGATTATGCTGTGGGTGGTTACCCTCACGGCGGTAATAATGGCGCTGCCTTCGCTGTTCGGTGCAGGCGGGGTCGATTGGCCCGATGCCCTGCCTGAGCCAAGCGTTAATCTTGGTCTTGACCTTGCAGGCGGATCGCACCTTCTGCTTGAGGCCGAAGCGGACGAAGTCGCAGCGCAGCGGCTCCAGAATATGGAAGAGGCCGTGCGTCAGGCGATGCGCAACGCCGAACCGCGCATCCGCATTGGCGATATTTCGACGTCCGAGGGCAAGCTGTCCTTTATGTTGAACGAAGCGAGCGATATCGATCGTGCGCGCGGCTTGCTCGAACCGATGATGCAGGGTCAGGATCTGGTGCGCGAGTGGGACCTGAGCGTAATCGATGGTCAGCGCATGGTGCTCACCCCGACGCAAAGCGGGATCGAGACTGCGGTCAATGATGCGATGGAAAGCGCGACCGAAGTTGTGCGCCGCCGGATTGACGAGCTGGGTACACGCGAACCGACGATCATTCGTCAGGGCGATACCCGCATTGTGGTTCAGGTGCCGGGACTTGATGATCCAGAGGCTCTGAAAGAATTGCTGGGCCAAACCGCTCAGCTTGAATTCAAACTGGTCGATCAAAACGCACTGCCCTCCAATGTTCAGGCGGGCATTGCGCCTCCGGGCAGCCAGATTTTCCCCTATGCCGACGGGACAGATTTTGAAGGTCAATCGATTGCTGTGCGGCGGCTTGGCGGGATTCGCGGAGACCGGCTTACCGGAGCGCAGGCGGGTGTCGATCCGCAGACCAACGAAAATGTTGTGACCATTCAGTTCGATGTGCAAGGCGGGACACGGTTTTGCAGCCTGACCCAGCAGAACGTGAACAAGCCTTTTGCCATTATCCTTGATGAGGAAGTGCTTTCGGCTCCGAACATCAATGAGCCGATTTGTGGCGGCTCGGCGCAGATTTCGGGCAGCTTTACCGCTGACAGTTCAAACAATCTCGCAATCTCGCTGCGGTCCGGTGCATTGCCGGTTCCGCTGACTGTTATCGAAGAACGCACGGTGAGCGCTGAACTCGGCGCGGATTCGATCCAGCGCGGCCTGCTCGCCATGTTGATCGGCAGTATCGCAGTCATCGTTTTGATGATTGCGACCTATGGCCGTTTCGGCGTCTATGCGACGATCGCTCTGGTGTTCAACGTGCTTATGCTGCTTGGCATTATGGCGTTCGCCAACAGCACCCTGACACTGCCCGGTATTGCCGGTTTCGTGCTGACGATTGGCGCGGCAGTTGATGCCAACGTGCTGATCAACGAGCGCATCCGGGAAGAGCGCAAACGAGGGCGGCGGGTTATCGCGGCAGTCGAAAACGGCTATAAAGAAGCGAGCCGAGCGATTTACGATGCCAACATCACAAACTTCATTTCGGCCTGTTTGCTCGGCTTTTTCGGGTCCGGCCCGATCCGCGGTTTCGCCGTCGTGCTTATCATCGGCCTGTTCACCAGCGTTTTCACCGCACTCCCGCTGACCCGTATGTGGGTTGCCGGATGGCTGCGTAAAAACCGCCCTAACGATATCAACGTTTGA